One window of the Streptomyces asoensis genome contains the following:
- a CDS encoding TAXI family TRAP transporter solute-binding subunit translates to MTRPVDRRALLHAALGTAAVAVLGGALTADASRQLPGPSGVLRVATGEPTAFYAAFGRLLAAELEAAYPRLSCRVRTTAGSVTNIELLRDRRADLALVLTDTALAAQGTDLFPHPVPLRALGRVYETYLQFVVRADSPVRAVSDLAGHTVSLGATGSGAAELGERILHAAGLSPGTDVPVSHLPLADAADAVRTGSVDALLVAGGVPLPTLSDLDDRVGLRFLPLAGLLPRLRGRDGLAGSGLEEVSLPQGAYRSAGGVGTIGVSNLLVCRPDLPRGVADALTRLLVLRASALVPGNAVGTQFLDVGSLIGTGGIALHPGAVAAYRSLHG, encoded by the coding sequence ATGACCCGTCCCGTCGACCGCCGCGCCCTTCTCCACGCCGCCCTCGGCACGGCAGCCGTCGCCGTCCTCGGCGGCGCGCTCACGGCCGACGCCTCCCGGCAGCTGCCCGGCCCCAGCGGTGTCCTGCGCGTCGCCACCGGAGAGCCCACGGCGTTCTACGCGGCTTTCGGCCGCCTCCTCGCCGCAGAGCTCGAAGCGGCGTATCCCCGTCTGAGCTGCCGCGTCCGCACCACCGCGGGCAGCGTCACCAACATCGAACTGCTCCGCGACCGCCGCGCCGACCTCGCACTCGTCCTCACCGACACCGCGCTGGCGGCCCAGGGCACCGACCTCTTCCCGCACCCCGTGCCCCTGCGCGCGCTCGGCAGGGTGTACGAGACCTACCTCCAGTTCGTCGTCCGCGCCGACTCGCCCGTACGCGCGGTGTCCGACCTGGCCGGACACACCGTCTCGCTCGGCGCCACCGGATCGGGCGCGGCCGAACTCGGCGAACGGATCCTGCACGCCGCGGGGCTTTCCCCCGGCACCGACGTGCCCGTCAGCCATCTCCCGCTGGCCGACGCGGCCGACGCGGTGCGGACGGGCTCGGTCGACGCGCTGCTCGTCGCGGGCGGAGTACCGCTGCCCACCCTGTCCGACCTCGACGACCGTGTCGGTCTGCGGTTCCTGCCGCTGGCCGGTCTGCTGCCCCGGCTGCGCGGCCGCGACGGCCTCGCCGGGTCGGGCCTGGAGGAGGTGTCGTTGCCGCAGGGCGCGTACCGGTCGGCGGGCGGAGTCGGCACCATCGGAGTGTCCAACCTGCTGGTGTGCCGCCCCGACCTCCCCCGCGGCGTCGCCGACGCGCTGACCCGCCTGCTGGTCCTGCGGGCGAGCGCCCTCGTTCCCGGCAACGCCGTCGGCACCCAGTTCCTCGACGTCGGCAGCCTGATCGGTACGGGCGGCATCGCACTGCACCCCGGCGCCGTCGCGGCGTACCGCTCACTGCACGGCTGA
- a CDS encoding SpoIIE family protein phosphatase, translating into MAGPEDTHSHGRRLLPASAAAVAEVLEAIGTCAYVVDEQGRILAVNLRTEQFLDRPAGDLLGHDAHDLLHRDAHGQPLPRTQCRMRQAFHAGRTAQAEEDYFALGDGSVLPISWLIAPFDLRGCERGTLVLFHARQPRDTDPRPEPTATLLPELERLALLAATTTQLTSTLDVDEALRRLVTLVVPRLADWAIIDLITERDEVWRTVVVEADGDALVPHEELQGPMPPVPEESPMPLSRALRGVASTLAGPQTYQGPPDSGIAVEQRRLFDATGVHSAAIAPIRSTRAVLGALTLGRARQPGDFNTADLPLIEDIARRAGLALDNARLYQRQRKVAETMQNHLLPQMPRVSGLQMAVRYLPAPDASQVGGDWYDAFSLSNGATALAIGDVVGHDLEAAAGMAQVRNMLRAYAWALQEPPSRIVERLDEAVIHITDVTMATMILARVEEADEGRWKLSWTNAGHPPPLLISHDGLADYLTGGNGILLGTGSGKPRTDATALLPPGSTLLLYTDGLIEEPGHSLDEGLHRLRRHAASLAHRPLASFTDQLLHRVRPAANDDDVALLALRVPTRT; encoded by the coding sequence ATGGCAGGACCGGAGGACACGCACAGCCACGGCAGACGGCTCCTGCCGGCGTCTGCCGCCGCGGTTGCCGAGGTGCTGGAAGCGATCGGGACCTGCGCTTACGTCGTGGACGAGCAGGGCCGCATCCTCGCCGTGAACTTGCGCACCGAACAGTTCCTGGACCGGCCCGCCGGAGACCTCCTCGGCCATGACGCGCACGACCTGCTGCACCGGGACGCCCACGGCCAGCCCCTGCCGAGGACTCAGTGCCGTATGCGGCAGGCTTTCCACGCCGGGCGCACCGCTCAGGCCGAGGAAGACTACTTCGCCCTCGGGGACGGCTCCGTGCTGCCCATCTCATGGCTGATAGCCCCGTTCGATCTCCGTGGGTGCGAACGCGGCACACTCGTCCTCTTCCATGCCCGGCAACCGCGGGACACCGACCCGCGGCCGGAGCCGACGGCCACGCTGCTGCCGGAACTCGAACGGCTCGCGCTGCTGGCCGCAACCACCACTCAGCTGACCTCCACCCTCGATGTCGACGAGGCACTGCGGCGACTGGTGACCCTGGTGGTGCCCCGGCTGGCCGACTGGGCCATCATCGATCTGATCACCGAACGTGACGAGGTGTGGCGTACTGTCGTCGTCGAGGCGGACGGTGACGCCCTGGTGCCCCACGAAGAACTTCAGGGACCGATGCCGCCGGTCCCCGAGGAATCCCCGATGCCCTTGTCCAGGGCCCTGCGCGGAGTCGCCTCCACGCTGGCCGGCCCGCAGACCTACCAGGGGCCGCCGGATTCCGGTATCGCGGTCGAACAGCGCCGCCTGTTCGACGCCACCGGAGTCCACTCCGCGGCCATCGCGCCGATCCGCAGCACCCGGGCGGTCCTCGGTGCCCTGACCCTGGGCCGTGCCCGGCAGCCGGGGGACTTCAACACCGCCGATCTCCCCCTGATCGAGGACATCGCCCGCCGCGCCGGCCTCGCTCTGGACAACGCGCGCCTCTACCAGCGCCAGCGCAAGGTCGCCGAGACCATGCAGAACCATCTGCTGCCCCAGATGCCGCGCGTGTCCGGGTTGCAGATGGCGGTCCGCTATCTGCCCGCGCCCGACGCCTCGCAGGTGGGGGGCGACTGGTACGACGCCTTCTCCCTCTCCAACGGCGCCACCGCGCTGGCCATCGGCGATGTCGTCGGCCACGACCTGGAGGCGGCGGCCGGCATGGCGCAGGTGCGCAACATGCTCCGCGCCTACGCCTGGGCCCTGCAAGAGCCCCCCAGCCGGATCGTCGAACGCCTCGACGAAGCGGTCATACACATCACCGACGTCACCATGGCCACCATGATCCTCGCCCGGGTCGAAGAGGCCGACGAGGGCCGGTGGAAACTCTCCTGGACCAACGCCGGCCACCCGCCACCCCTGTTGATCAGCCATGACGGCCTGGCCGACTACCTCACCGGCGGCAACGGCATCCTGCTGGGCACCGGATCCGGCAAGCCCCGCACCGACGCCACCGCCTTGCTGCCGCCCGGATCAACCCTCTTGCTGTACACCGACGGCCTGATCGAAGAACCCGGCCACAGCCTCGACGAGGGCCTGCACCGACTGCGCCGGCACGCCGCCTCCCTCGCCCACCGTCCGCTGGCCTCCTTCACCGACCAGCTGCTGCACCGGGTCCGCCCCGCCGCCAACGACGACGACGTCGCCCTGCTCGCCCTGCGGGTACCCACCCGGACGTGA
- a CDS encoding Clp protease N-terminal domain-containing protein has translation MTIELHADPSLLTALRPVHAGRHVNTYDLLARISKDQRVQEFLAPYDLTTQVVRRGVAAIDDEPGEVEVSLAGQADRSLTLSTAGATALARCQERPSVTGQGAERTPADLLAALLGDPSCGAVGYLNECGVDVITLRQAVRSGQPPAQEDTVPPELHSTRDALVGRRRYKPRGLGQFWTTLLVRTTPFNAATHPVLWARLEAGELAGQHGGKVRTDDVLLGMLRTYAVARAYPHLTKDAKGDYDGGRSLAEVGVEHEQVRAVMANTDAGGTSELLDRLLSEPGNRSVRLLAALGVDPADLPGRAGL, from the coding sequence ATGACCATAGAACTCCACGCGGACCCCAGCCTGCTCACCGCCTTACGCCCGGTCCACGCCGGCCGCCACGTCAACACATACGACCTGCTGGCCCGCATCAGCAAGGACCAGCGGGTTCAGGAGTTCCTCGCACCGTACGACCTCACGACACAGGTGGTCCGCAGGGGCGTCGCGGCGATCGACGACGAACCCGGTGAGGTCGAGGTTTCCCTGGCCGGGCAGGCGGACCGCTCGCTCACGCTCAGCACGGCGGGTGCGACGGCGCTTGCCCGGTGTCAGGAGCGGCCGTCCGTGACCGGTCAGGGCGCGGAGCGCACGCCGGCCGATCTGCTGGCGGCACTCCTGGGCGACCCGTCCTGCGGGGCAGTCGGTTACCTGAACGAGTGCGGGGTGGACGTCATCACACTGCGGCAGGCCGTACGGTCGGGACAGCCCCCCGCCCAGGAGGACACCGTCCCGCCGGAGCTGCACTCCACCCGCGACGCCCTGGTGGGCCGCCGCCGCTACAAACCTCGTGGACTCGGGCAGTTCTGGACGACGCTCCTCGTCAGGACGACGCCGTTCAACGCGGCGACACACCCGGTGCTGTGGGCGCGCCTGGAGGCCGGGGAACTCGCCGGGCAGCACGGTGGGAAGGTCCGCACCGACGACGTCCTCCTGGGCATGTTGCGGACGTACGCGGTCGCGCGGGCCTATCCGCACCTGACGAAGGACGCGAAGGGCGACTACGACGGGGGCAGGTCCCTGGCCGAGGTCGGGGTGGAGCACGAACAGGTGCGCGCGGTGATGGCGAACACCGACGCCGGCGGTACCTCCGAGCTGCTCGACCGGCTGCTCAGCGAGCCGGGCAACCGGAGCGTGCGGTTGTTGGCGGCGCTCGGCGTGGATCCAGCCGATCTCCCGGGCCGTGCCGGTCTCTGA
- a CDS encoding sensor histidine kinase translates to MRTRVQAALLLFVVIAVAAFAVPLLLFTASDRTQQLVLARSADLDRFASLMDQAASTGDTSAVAAEARRYTQLYGEPLVVTDTRRNPVVQTGGMRAADPDVARLLDAALRNQTAHPTGALRPWSRGSRMFAEPAGTGTRVSGAVVLRASVGTAAEDITRRWAAVVAGAALVAVACTVLARAATGWVVSPLRRLDRAVGQLAAGLPPEQTRAGGPPELRQLAIGFNRMARTVTAALEQQRRLVADTSHQMRNPMAALRLRVDALDTHLPASASRTYTGVTTELDRLETLLDDMLALAAAEHRAGELTVTDGSDAHCDLTAVAAAQHRLWEPVAHRAGARLTLRAAPAQVMAACTDRELAQITDILVDNAIKYAGPGAEISLSCTTEGPLAVLMVTDDGPGLGTEELALATTRFWRSGRQRQDGTAGTGLGLAIAEQLLAGRGGRLELEPARPRGLRARAVVPRAPGDGGAP, encoded by the coding sequence GTGCGCACCCGGGTCCAGGCCGCCCTCCTGCTGTTCGTCGTGATCGCGGTGGCCGCGTTCGCCGTACCGCTGCTGCTGTTCACCGCGTCCGACCGCACCCAGCAGCTGGTCCTCGCCCGCAGCGCCGACCTCGACCGCTTCGCCTCGCTCATGGACCAGGCCGCGTCCACCGGCGACACCTCGGCCGTCGCCGCCGAGGCGCGCCGCTACACACAGCTGTACGGCGAACCCCTCGTCGTCACCGACACGCGCCGCAACCCCGTCGTCCAGACCGGTGGCATGCGGGCCGCCGACCCGGACGTCGCGCGGCTGCTCGACGCGGCGCTGCGCAACCAGACGGCGCATCCCACGGGGGCGCTGCGCCCCTGGTCGCGGGGGTCCCGGATGTTCGCCGAGCCCGCGGGCACCGGAACCCGGGTCTCCGGGGCCGTCGTACTGAGGGCCTCGGTCGGGACCGCGGCGGAGGACATCACCCGGCGCTGGGCCGCCGTCGTCGCGGGCGCCGCCCTGGTCGCCGTCGCCTGCACGGTCCTCGCCCGGGCCGCGACGGGGTGGGTGGTCAGCCCGCTGCGCCGCCTCGACCGTGCCGTCGGCCAGCTCGCCGCGGGACTCCCGCCCGAACAGACCCGGGCCGGCGGCCCGCCCGAGCTGCGCCAGCTCGCGATCGGCTTCAACCGCATGGCACGTACGGTCACGGCGGCCCTGGAGCAGCAGCGCAGGCTCGTCGCCGACACGTCCCACCAGATGCGCAACCCCATGGCGGCGCTGAGGCTCCGCGTCGACGCCCTGGACACCCACCTGCCCGCGTCGGCGAGCCGCACCTACACCGGGGTCACCACCGAGCTCGACCGCCTGGAGACCCTCCTCGACGACATGCTGGCCCTCGCCGCCGCGGAACACCGGGCCGGGGAACTGACGGTGACCGACGGCTCGGACGCCCACTGCGACCTCACGGCCGTGGCGGCCGCTCAGCACCGCCTGTGGGAGCCGGTCGCCCACCGCGCCGGAGCCCGCCTCACGCTCCGGGCCGCTCCGGCCCAGGTCATGGCCGCCTGCACGGACCGCGAACTCGCCCAGATCACGGACATCCTCGTGGACAACGCCATCAAGTACGCGGGCCCGGGCGCCGAGATCTCGCTGAGCTGCACCACCGAAGGCCCGCTCGCGGTCCTCATGGTGACCGACGACGGCCCCGGCCTGGGCACGGAGGAGCTCGCGCTCGCCACCACCAGGTTCTGGCGTTCGGGCCGGCAACGACAGGACGGCACAGCGGGTACGGGACTGGGCCTGGCCATCGCCGAACAGCTGCTGGCGGGGCGGGGCGGCCGACTGGAGCTGGAACCCGCGCGACCGCGGGGGCTGCGGGCCAGGGCGGTCGTGCCGCGCGCGCCGGGCGACGGGGGCGCCCCATGA
- a CDS encoding SMI1/KNR4 family protein — protein MADQKPSLLSIGDFATWEPVLRLLLAGSKEQHAARSTRVAGRIGRHSWSLDLRRQLPPPGRAAQVDDMQEEVDAVERVRRALADAGVDDVSFTAEIQPSGKAVLRLLGPSPAVEPGIGTPHPGALVLVDGSLPEPWRRLPDPVAGAEPAPSADLELLERQLRERLPDAIGATEEEITAAEGRLGITLPDELKVLYRVTRARWEDWNDDYEAARRDSTAVGCELFDLDGLYIADASSRHCGWEFAAMEAVDTPPDAAVQGLVGSPGWIAFGDNGGGDRLAIDLTPGPRGHIGQVIMLSHEESTGAALVADSLTDLVLDRPSAQPSSPQGQRPPAAAWVNIARLKSVQAAAHPGLEVLSIGVWDSAPFSLAPVTGLPRLRTLTAYPGTLADPLEIAGLSGLEFLQLGPQEWRVLLDARAVPRSLLAAAIVVHGNQDPLPIVALANEILALWDRPQIMRTVLEGFLGPVA, from the coding sequence ATGGCTGATCAGAAACCCTCCCTGCTGTCGATAGGCGACTTCGCGACCTGGGAACCCGTGCTGCGGCTGCTGTTGGCCGGCAGCAAGGAGCAACATGCCGCCCGGTCCACCCGGGTGGCGGGGCGCATCGGCCGACACAGCTGGAGCCTGGATCTGCGGCGACAGCTGCCGCCGCCGGGACGGGCCGCCCAGGTAGACGACATGCAGGAGGAAGTCGACGCGGTGGAACGGGTGCGGAGAGCGCTCGCGGACGCCGGAGTCGACGACGTCTCCTTCACCGCGGAGATCCAACCGAGCGGGAAGGCCGTACTGCGTCTGCTCGGGCCCAGCCCGGCCGTGGAGCCCGGCATCGGCACCCCGCACCCGGGGGCCCTGGTCCTGGTCGACGGCTCCCTGCCCGAGCCCTGGCGCCGCCTCCCTGATCCGGTGGCCGGAGCAGAGCCGGCTCCTTCGGCCGACCTGGAGTTGCTGGAGCGGCAGCTCCGCGAGCGCTTGCCCGACGCCATCGGCGCGACGGAGGAGGAGATCACCGCCGCCGAAGGGCGCCTCGGCATCACGCTGCCCGACGAGCTCAAGGTGCTCTACCGGGTGACACGAGCACGGTGGGAGGACTGGAACGACGACTACGAGGCGGCGAGACGTGATTCCACAGCGGTCGGCTGCGAGCTCTTCGACTTGGACGGTCTGTACATCGCCGACGCATCGTCGCGCCACTGCGGCTGGGAGTTCGCGGCGATGGAGGCGGTCGACACCCCGCCCGACGCCGCAGTACAGGGCCTCGTCGGCTCACCGGGCTGGATCGCCTTCGGTGACAACGGCGGCGGCGACCGGCTGGCCATCGATCTGACACCCGGCCCCCGCGGACACATCGGACAGGTCATCATGCTCTCCCACGAGGAGAGCACTGGCGCCGCGCTCGTCGCCGACTCCCTCACCGACCTGGTACTGGACCGGCCCAGCGCGCAACCCAGCAGCCCGCAGGGACAGCGTCCACCGGCCGCGGCCTGGGTCAACATCGCACGACTGAAGAGCGTCCAAGCCGCCGCACACCCCGGTCTGGAAGTCCTGTCCATCGGCGTGTGGGACAGCGCGCCCTTCAGCCTTGCCCCCGTCACCGGGCTGCCCCGCCTCCGTACCCTTACCGCCTACCCCGGCACGCTGGCCGACCCTCTGGAGATCGCCGGACTCAGCGGACTGGAGTTTCTCCAGCTCGGCCCTCAGGAATGGCGCGTCCTCCTCGACGCCCGAGCCGTTCCACGCAGCTTGTTGGCCGCCGCCATCGTGGTACACGGAAACCAGGATCCGCTGCCCATCGTGGCCCTCGCCAACGAAATCCTGGCCCTTTGGGACCGGCCCCAGATCATGCGGACCGTCCTCGAAGGATTCCTTGGCCCCGTGGCATAG
- a CDS encoding response regulator transcription factor: MQILLAEDDDGVAAALVEVLYDHGHVTRRVRYGRDVLTYHRSSDLLLLDLGLPDTDGLDVLRALRAVSDMSVVVLTARGDERSVVRGLRLGADDYLVKPVRLAELLARIDAVTRRNAAKSASSVRTARAGDVEVDLDARRVRVAGAEIELTTKEFDILAVLAGRAGTAVSREQLLDEVWGDARHAVSRSLDVHLTQLRAKLRRPELLTTIRGFGYRFGDLED; encoded by the coding sequence GTGCAGATCCTGCTGGCCGAGGACGACGACGGCGTGGCCGCGGCGCTCGTGGAGGTCCTGTACGACCATGGTCATGTCACCCGGCGGGTCCGGTACGGCAGGGATGTGCTGACCTACCACCGCAGCTCCGACCTGCTGCTTCTCGATCTGGGCCTGCCCGACACCGACGGTCTGGACGTCCTACGCGCCTTGCGTGCCGTGAGCGACATGTCGGTGGTGGTGCTCACCGCCCGCGGCGACGAACGCTCGGTCGTGCGCGGACTGCGGCTCGGCGCCGACGACTACCTCGTCAAGCCGGTCCGTCTCGCCGAGCTGCTCGCCCGGATCGACGCCGTCACCAGGCGGAACGCGGCGAAGAGCGCCTCCTCCGTACGGACGGCCCGTGCCGGTGACGTCGAGGTGGACCTCGACGCGCGCCGGGTCCGGGTCGCCGGGGCGGAGATCGAACTGACCACCAAGGAGTTCGACATCCTCGCCGTGCTGGCCGGGCGTGCGGGAACGGCGGTCAGCCGCGAGCAGCTCCTGGACGAGGTGTGGGGTGACGCCCGCCACGCCGTGTCCCGGTCCCTCGACGTCCACCTCACCCAGCTGCGCGCCAAGCTGCGCCGCCCGGAGCTGCTCACCACGATCCGGGGCTTCGGCTACCGCTTCGGGGACCTCGAGGACTGA
- a CDS encoding PP2C family protein-serine/threonine phosphatase, whose protein sequence is MEGGDLELGELLAAAEAAPPGESVDVIAHDLQKRFGAERVSFLFVDLIGQRLVRLAAAGGEVADQAEPIDLHGSVYDSVLRSQRQHVEPDGQGGRRVITPVTNRGDCIGVLEVSLQSADDTVLRQVRDAAHALAYIIVTDRRFTDLYHLGRRTTETSLAAEIQHQLLPSAPCCEAAQFTLAAGLVPADDIGGDTYDYTLDRDTLHLSITDAMGHDTNSALLATLLVGALRRARRSGCDALKQARHAHEALLSHSRGLATGQLLCVDLETGLCELVNAGHPRPLRLRDGTVEEVGLAVNLPFGVVAPTAYRVQELQLRPGDRLVLLTDGMQERGAAAVDLASVIHDTRALHPREAVRSLTAAVLDACHGNLKDDATVLILDWHGNRRRPDETRPDPQR, encoded by the coding sequence GTGGAGGGTGGAGATCTGGAACTGGGCGAGTTGCTGGCCGCCGCGGAGGCGGCGCCGCCCGGTGAGTCCGTCGACGTGATAGCGCACGATCTGCAAAAGCGGTTCGGTGCGGAGCGTGTGTCCTTCCTGTTCGTCGACCTCATCGGTCAGCGGCTGGTACGGCTCGCCGCGGCCGGCGGTGAGGTCGCGGACCAGGCCGAGCCGATCGACCTGCACGGCAGCGTCTACGACAGCGTTCTGCGGAGCCAGCGCCAGCATGTGGAGCCGGACGGCCAGGGCGGACGGCGCGTCATCACGCCGGTCACCAACCGTGGCGACTGCATCGGCGTCCTGGAGGTCAGCCTCCAGTCCGCCGACGACACCGTGCTGCGCCAGGTCCGCGATGCGGCACACGCACTGGCCTACATCATCGTCACGGACCGCCGCTTCACCGATCTGTACCACCTGGGCCGGCGCACCACCGAAACCAGCCTGGCCGCGGAGATCCAGCACCAGCTGCTTCCCTCGGCGCCCTGCTGCGAGGCGGCCCAGTTCACCCTCGCCGCCGGGCTGGTCCCGGCCGACGACATCGGTGGCGACACCTACGACTACACCCTCGACCGCGACACCCTGCACCTGTCCATCACCGACGCGATGGGCCATGACACGAACTCGGCCCTGCTGGCCACTCTGCTCGTCGGGGCACTGCGCCGGGCACGCCGCAGCGGCTGCGACGCCCTCAAGCAGGCCCGCCACGCCCACGAGGCCCTGCTGAGCCACAGCCGCGGCCTGGCCACCGGACAGCTGCTGTGCGTCGACCTCGAAACAGGCCTGTGCGAACTGGTCAACGCCGGCCACCCCCGGCCACTGCGGCTGCGCGACGGCACCGTCGAAGAGGTCGGACTCGCCGTCAACCTGCCCTTCGGAGTGGTGGCACCCACCGCCTACCGCGTACAGGAACTGCAACTGCGTCCCGGAGACCGCCTGGTGCTGCTCACCGACGGAATGCAGGAACGCGGTGCCGCGGCCGTCGACCTGGCTTCGGTCATTCACGACACCCGCGCGTTGCACCCGCGTGAAGCCGTCCGGAGCCTGACCGCAGCGGTGCTCGACGCCTGCCACGGCAACCTCAAGGACGACGCCACGGTGCTGATACTGGACTGGCACGGCAATCGCCGCCGACCGGACGAGACCAGACCCGACCCGCAGCGATGA
- a CDS encoding NAD(P)-dependent alcohol dehydrogenase — translation MKAAQITSYGAPDVLRINDVDRPAPGVGEVLVSVEASSVNGHDVIVRAGELKMVSGRRFPIGAGLDFAGVVVGTGADVEGYRAGDRVWGTVHPRQRHSTAGAAEYVVVPADRIAPAPADLSPVDAASLVVAGATALIALRDSVHLAGGERVLVRGAAGGVGTAAVQLAHATGGHVTALARDRHARLLTDLGADEVLDYGSTTSDQIGPFDVIVDTVGSELHCYRSRLAKGGRMVTVGLSAGALAAIAASSVHGSRRIRTFSANPDSAVLRDLADHVTSGALRPVVDSVYPLADIAAAHTAFERGGVVGKHVIAVSA, via the coding sequence ATGAAGGCCGCTCAGATCACGAGTTACGGTGCACCGGACGTCCTGCGCATCAACGATGTCGACCGCCCCGCGCCCGGTGTCGGCGAGGTCCTGGTGTCGGTCGAGGCGTCCAGCGTGAACGGACACGACGTGATCGTCCGTGCCGGGGAGTTGAAGATGGTGTCGGGGCGCCGCTTCCCGATCGGTGCGGGGCTGGACTTCGCGGGCGTCGTCGTCGGGACCGGCGCCGATGTCGAGGGTTACCGGGCCGGTGACCGGGTGTGGGGCACGGTGCATCCCCGGCAGCGGCACTCCACCGCGGGGGCGGCCGAGTACGTCGTGGTCCCGGCCGACCGGATCGCGCCCGCCCCGGCGGACCTCTCGCCGGTCGACGCCGCCTCCCTGGTCGTGGCGGGCGCCACGGCGCTCATCGCACTGCGCGACAGCGTGCACCTCGCGGGCGGGGAACGGGTCCTCGTACGAGGCGCGGCCGGGGGAGTCGGCACAGCCGCCGTGCAACTGGCACACGCAACGGGCGGGCACGTCACCGCGCTGGCGCGCGACCGCCACGCCCGACTGCTCACCGACCTCGGTGCCGACGAAGTCCTCGACTACGGCTCCACCACCTCGGACCAGATCGGACCGTTCGACGTCATCGTCGACACCGTCGGCTCGGAACTGCACTGCTACCGAAGCCGGTTGGCCAAGGGCGGCCGGATGGTCACCGTCGGCCTGTCGGCCGGCGCCTTGGCCGCGATCGCCGCGTCGAGCGTGCACGGCTCCCGCCGAATCCGCACCTTCAGCGCCAATCCCGACAGCGCCGTGCTGCGCGATCTGGCCGACCATGTCACGTCGGGTGCGCTGCGCCCGGTGGTCGACAGCGTGTACCCGCTCGCGGACATCGCCGCGGCGCACACGGCATTCGAGCGCGGCGGAGTCGTGGGCAAGCACGTGATTGCGGTGTCCGCGTAG
- a CDS encoding helix-turn-helix transcriptional regulator → MTDDPFALTDEPRRELAEFLRTRRTRLRPEDVGLEPGPRRRVAGLRREELALLAGVSSDYYQRMEQGRDVRPSEQVLDALARALNFSTEECRHLHSLAAAARTPARAPRRYEPEEVPDTTQRLLRTMPSPALVVGRYLDVLAWSPLAGALLGEFTRLPVTERNLLSLLLHPEADQTCPERAATVAELTAMLRAQVAADPGHPRAAELVGELAVRSDEFATLWARHDVAETTRGRMRVNHPLVGELNLDWDAYPLPGAPGPMLIVYTAVEGGPDAERLQLLAGLLNAR, encoded by the coding sequence GTGACCGACGACCCCTTCGCGCTGACCGACGAGCCCCGACGCGAACTCGCCGAATTCCTGCGGACCCGCCGGACCCGGCTGCGCCCGGAGGACGTCGGCCTCGAACCCGGCCCGAGGCGGCGTGTCGCCGGGCTGCGGCGTGAGGAACTGGCCCTGCTGGCGGGGGTGAGTTCGGACTACTACCAGCGGATGGAGCAGGGACGCGACGTACGGCCCTCCGAACAGGTCCTGGACGCCCTCGCACGCGCCCTGAACTTCTCCACCGAGGAGTGCCGGCACCTGCACAGCCTCGCCGCCGCCGCGCGCACACCGGCCCGCGCCCCGCGCCGGTACGAACCGGAGGAAGTACCGGACACCACACAGCGGTTGCTGCGCACGATGCCCTCGCCCGCACTGGTCGTGGGCCGCTACCTGGACGTGCTGGCCTGGAGCCCGTTGGCCGGCGCGCTGCTGGGCGAGTTCACCCGGCTCCCGGTGACGGAGCGCAACCTGCTGTCGCTCCTGTTGCACCCGGAGGCCGACCAGACCTGCCCGGAGCGGGCCGCCACCGTCGCCGAGCTGACCGCGATGCTGCGCGCCCAGGTCGCCGCCGATCCGGGGCACCCGCGCGCAGCGGAGCTGGTCGGTGAACTCGCGGTCCGCAGCGACGAGTTCGCGACGCTGTGGGCCCGCCACGACGTGGCGGAGACGACGCGTGGCCGGATGCGCGTGAACCACCCCCTGGTCGGGGAGCTGAACCTGGACTGGGACGCCTACCCGCTGCCGGGCGCTCCCGGCCCGATGCTGATCGTCTACACCGCCGTCGAGGGCGGCCCCGACGCCGAGCGGCTCCAACTGCTCGCCGGCCTGCTCAACGCCCGCTGA